In the genome of Cryptomeria japonica chromosome 8, Sugi_1.0, whole genome shotgun sequence, one region contains:
- the LOC131054987 gene encoding protein PROTON GRADIENT REGULATION 5, chloroplastic, whose product MAAAAFTGNSLMASSCCGRGEGSVQVKWVSLGKVRSSKPFVVKPLMKNVNEGKGLFAPVVVVVRNVVGKKTFNSLRGKAIALHSQVITEFCKSIGADAKQRQGLIRLAKKNGEKLGFLA is encoded by the exons ATGGCAGCTGCTGCTTTTACAGGCAATAGCTTAATGGCTTCCTCTTGTTGTGGTAGAGGAGAGGGAAGTGTTCAGGTGAAGTGGGTTTCGTTGGGGAAGGTCAGGAGTTCGAAGCCCTTTGTGGTCAAGCCGCTGATGAAGAATGTGAACGAAGGGAAGGGATTATTTGCGCCTGTGGTTGTTGTTGTCAGAAATGTTGTGGGCAAGAAGACTTTCAACTCTTTGAGGGGAAAAGCCATTGCTTTGCATTCACAG GTGATAACTGAATTTTGTAAATCAATAGGAGCTGATGCCAAACAAAGGCAAGGCTTGATTCGCTTGGCCAAAAAGAATGGTGAAAAGTTGGGCTTCTTAGCATAA